The sequence below is a genomic window from Sneathiella marina.
GAAACTATCCATGCCTTCGCCGAGAAATTTTATCCCAATCCCCATAACCGAAAAACACAGTCCCCCCAGCAGCATCCAAAGGGCCCCCTGGCCATTGGCGGGAATATTCTTCCAAACACGGAGCCAACGGTGCCCCGAGGCAGGCATATTCATCGGCCAGATCCCGATGTTGTATCAGCGAGAGATTGTGCCAATGCCTCTTTTTCCCGTGCCGCTGCCGCGCTCACACGCGATTCCCGGATTGCAATATAGATGGAGGAGCTAAAAATTACCGCAGCACCGATATAGGTATAGATATCTGGCTCCTGCATAAAAAACAGGAAGCCGACAATCGCAGAAAAAATGAGACGGAAGAAATCGAAAGGCATTACAATCGACGCGTCGACTAGTGAAAATGCTTTTGTAAAACAAAGATGACCAATAGTGCCCAGGAATCCGATTCCGAGAATTATCAGGACTTGATCCAAAGTTGGCATTTGCCAGACAAACAAGGCTGGAATACAAGACATGGGCAAGATGATAATCTGCGTCCAGGCGACAATCGCTGTGGTGCTTTCAGTTTTTGATAGAAGCTTCACGCAAGTGGCAGCGCAGGCCATGGTCATCGCGGAAAAAATTGCAGCATACGCGCCCAGGCTCATTTCTTCGAGGCCCGGCCGCAATATGATCATCGCACCTAAAAACCCAACAACCATAGCCATACCGCGCCGGATCCCGACGATTTCGCGCAAGACAAAAATTGCCAGTATTGTTCCAAAAATTGGCGAGGTAAAATTTAGGGCGACGGCATCGGCTAATGGCAGAACACTCACCGCATAG
It includes:
- a CDS encoding DMT family transporter, producing MILSCFVLSIMGGLIRSVADSGLPVFEIVFLRNVAGLIFILPWFMKNGFSSLKTNRPWLYGFRSIVGFLSMFTWFYAVSVLPLADAVALNFTSPIFGTILAIFVLREIVGIRRGMAMVVGFLGAMIILRPGLEEMSLGAYAAIFSAMTMACAATCVKLLSKTESTTAIVAWTQIIILPMSCIPALFVWQMPTLDQVLIILGIGFLGTIGHLCFTKAFSLVDASIVMPFDFFRLIFSAIVGFLFFMQEPDIYTYIGAAVIFSSSIYIAIRESRVSAAAAREKEALAQSLADTTSGSGR